Proteins encoded together in one Pseudoroseomonas cervicalis window:
- a CDS encoding Hint domain-containing protein has translation MASYQTSLFYKLTVLEDGRYEIADGGFNAVTAQDETDDGVLEGSVQASGVTWEYLGQYGTGWVGYSATPVMGAQYYLFSNSVLGAGPDSAFAADPAPLPICFMPGTRIATPGGSCAVEALRIGDAVRTAEGAVRPVRWIGRQRIVPLFADRLRAWPVRIQAGALGEGLPARDLCLSPDHALWLDGLLVQAGALVNGTTIRRETALPEAFDYLHVELEDHALLLAEGVPAESFIDNVSRRRFDNYAEYVARHGEEGAAMAEMAPPRVKSARQLPRRLAEALARRATALGMAELAA, from the coding sequence ATGGCCAGCTACCAGACATCGCTGTTCTACAAACTGACCGTGCTCGAGGATGGCCGCTACGAGATCGCCGATGGCGGCTTCAACGCCGTCACCGCGCAGGACGAGACGGATGACGGCGTGCTGGAAGGCAGCGTGCAGGCCTCGGGCGTCACCTGGGAGTATCTCGGCCAGTACGGCACCGGCTGGGTCGGCTACAGCGCGACGCCGGTGATGGGCGCGCAATACTACCTGTTCAGCAACAGCGTCCTGGGCGCGGGGCCCGACTCCGCCTTCGCCGCCGACCCCGCCCCGCTGCCGATCTGCTTCATGCCCGGCACCCGCATCGCCACCCCAGGGGGATCCTGCGCGGTCGAGGCGCTGCGCATCGGCGACGCCGTGCGGACGGCCGAGGGCGCGGTGCGGCCGGTGCGCTGGATCGGCCGGCAGCGCATCGTGCCGCTTTTCGCCGACCGGCTGCGCGCCTGGCCGGTCCGCATCCAGGCCGGCGCGCTGGGGGAAGGGCTGCCGGCGCGCGACCTGTGCCTCTCCCCCGACCATGCGCTGTGGCTGGACGGGCTGCTGGTGCAGGCCGGCGCGCTGGTGAACGGCACCACCATCCGGCGCGAGACCGCGCTGCCCGAGGCCTTCGACTATCTGCATGTCGAGCTGGAGGACCACGCGCTGCTCCTGGCCGAGGGCGTGCCGGCCGAGAGCTTCATCGACAATGTCAGCCGCCGCCGCTTCGACAATTACGCCGAATATGTCGCGCGGCATGGCGAGGAAGGCGCGGCCATGGCCGAGATGGCGCCGCCACGGGTGAAATCGGCGCGCCAGCTGCCGCGCCGCCTGGCCGAGGCGCTGGCCCGCCGCGCCACGGCGCTGGGGATGGCGGAGCTGGCGGCCTGA
- a CDS encoding TRAP transporter small permease produces the protein MAAARQHGGGTARAWARGFGLALDRCCSLCLGIAGLALVAMTGIVSWGVFGRFVLNDTPAWAESAALLLMGWVILGAAAAGVREGFHMGFDTLKALLPTPLSRFCDVLSDLVVTLFGAGMAWFGGELALDVWDATLPAIGLPGTVEYLPLVLGGVMITLFGLERLAAHLAGEDAPAEAMVTPLVSDA, from the coding sequence ATGGCGGCCGCCCGCCAGCACGGGGGCGGCACGGCGCGGGCCTGGGCGCGGGGCTTCGGCCTCGCCCTCGACCGGTGTTGCAGCCTCTGCCTCGGTATCGCCGGTCTCGCCCTGGTGGCGATGACCGGCATCGTCTCCTGGGGCGTGTTCGGCCGCTTCGTGCTGAACGACACCCCCGCCTGGGCCGAATCGGCGGCCCTGCTGCTGATGGGCTGGGTCATCCTCGGCGCCGCCGCGGCCGGTGTGCGCGAGGGCTTCCATATGGGCTTCGACACGCTGAAGGCCCTGCTGCCCACCCCGCTGTCGCGCTTCTGCGACGTGCTCTCCGACCTCGTCGTCACCCTGTTCGGCGCCGGCATGGCCTGGTTCGGCGGCGAGCTCGCCCTCGATGTCTGGGACGCCACCCTGCCCGCCATCGGCCTGCCCGGCACGGTGGAATACCTGCCGCTGGTGCTCGGCGGCGTCATGATCACGCTGTTCGGGCTGGAGCGGCTGGCCGCGCATCTGGCAGGCGAGGACGCCCCGGCCGAGGCGATGGTCACCCCCCTGGTCAGCGACGCCTGA
- a CDS encoding NAD(P)-dependent oxidoreductase has translation MTAPKTVLITGASGNLGRVLTRALADRGYALRLTDIKPFPDDLPGQARFEIADLGDEAAMRHIADGCDAILHFGGVSIDRPFEEVLDPNIRGLYLIYEAARRSGARVLFASSNHAIGFHNRPGPGEPKLDHDCAFRPDSFYGLSKAYGELMGRLYWDKHGVENLNVRIGSSFPEPVDARMLSTWLSFDDLSRLCIAFVEAPKVGHAVVWGASDNPASFWGTDHRERIGWAPQDSAEPFRAKVGEIFSGNPVTERYQGGAYCANDYSRQGFSPRDAFSLED, from the coding sequence ATGACCGCCCCGAAAACCGTCCTGATCACCGGTGCCTCCGGCAATCTCGGCCGCGTGCTGACCCGTGCCCTGGCCGATCGCGGCTACGCGCTGCGCCTGACCGACATCAAGCCCTTCCCCGATGACCTGCCCGGCCAGGCGCGCTTCGAGATCGCCGATCTGGGCGACGAGGCGGCGATGCGCCACATCGCCGATGGCTGCGACGCCATCCTGCATTTTGGCGGCGTCTCCATCGACCGGCCCTTCGAGGAGGTGCTGGACCCCAATATCCGCGGCCTCTACCTGATCTATGAGGCGGCGCGCCGCTCCGGCGCCCGGGTGCTGTTCGCCAGCTCCAACCACGCCATCGGCTTCCACAACCGCCCCGGTCCGGGCGAGCCGAAGCTCGACCATGATTGCGCCTTCCGCCCCGACAGCTTCTACGGCCTGTCCAAGGCCTATGGCGAGCTGATGGGCCGGCTCTACTGGGACAAGCACGGCGTCGAGAACCTGAATGTGCGCATCGGCAGCTCCTTCCCCGAGCCGGTCGATGCCCGCATGCTCTCCACCTGGCTGTCCTTCGATGATCTCTCCCGCCTCTGCATCGCCTTCGTCGAGGCGCCGAAGGTCGGCCATGCCGTGGTCTGGGGCGCCAGCGACAACCCGGCCAGCTTCTGGGGCACCGACCATCGCGAGCGCATCGGCTGGGCGCCGCAGGACAGCGCCGAGCCCTTCCGCGCCAAGGTGGGCGAGATCTTCTCCGGCAACCCGGTGACCGAGCGCTACCAGGGCGGCGCCTATTGCGCCAATGACTACAGCCGGCAGGGCTTCAGCCCGCGCGACGCCTTCAGCCTGGAGGATTGA
- a CDS encoding nuclear transport factor 2 family protein, which yields MPFAQTHRRLAAAGRPLLLALALSAIAVAAAPSHAQTAARPAAGAAAQGSDATARNAALVREAFEGWAQRGENVFRLLAPDVRWTIHGSGPVAGTYIGVEDFVERASQPLVSRLTGPIRPVVHHLWAVEDRVIIRFDGASTTTSGAPYRNQFLWIFRMQDGAVVEAEAFLDLIAYQQVVENNAPRQR from the coding sequence ATGCCCTTCGCCCAGACCCATCGCCGCCTTGCCGCCGCCGGCCGCCCGCTGCTGCTGGCCCTGGCCCTGAGCGCCATTGCCGTCGCGGCCGCCCCGTCCCATGCCCAGACCGCCGCCCGGCCCGCGGCGGGCGCCGCCGCCCAGGGCAGCGACGCCACCGCCCGCAACGCCGCCCTGGTGCGCGAGGCCTTCGAGGGCTGGGCGCAGCGCGGCGAGAATGTCTTCCGCCTGCTGGCGCCGGATGTGCGCTGGACGATCCATGGCTCCGGCCCGGTCGCCGGCACCTATATCGGGGTCGAGGATTTCGTGGAGCGTGCCTCGCAGCCGCTGGTAAGCCGGCTGACCGGGCCGATCCGTCCGGTGGTGCACCATCTCTGGGCGGTGGAGGACCGGGTGATCATCCGTTTCGACGGCGCGTCCACCACCACCTCGGGCGCGCCCTACCGCAACCAGTTCCTGTGGATCTTCCGCATGCAGGACGGCGCCGTGGTCGAGGCCGAGGCGTTCCTCGATCTCATCGCCTATCAGCAGGTGGTGGAGAACAACGCGCCGCGCCAGCGCTGA
- a CDS encoding type I restriction endonuclease: MSDDFRGKLRQFAERMVALAPRCTNEESTKLFLVLPFLSFLGYDDRNPDEVCPEHSCDFSEKYKNRVDFAILRDSCPVIAIECKTLGMALRDERGQLRSYFNAAPTVKMGILGDGLVYEFYADSDEPNMMDQNAFLTLDLREIAKGKIEDSVEEGLRSLQKSTFDPENIGAEAKRKLIFQNILAQLSALAQDPSEPFVRLLLQNAGVSHVRAKSLGEYRDLTKAAFSEFVNLRILRRLDLPTREEPEKAATLPAEATPAASPASGHDAGMTEAELKVIAHVRRRLAFLVNEERLYEALEKLDFRDYKGKMVAFYQRERAGRLFDFREGRDATLIFDFGALGGEISTRQLSDMDELLLAAFKQRVEELAPAPKRAAA, from the coding sequence ATGTCGGACGATTTCAGGGGAAAGTTACGGCAGTTTGCAGAACGAATGGTGGCGCTGGCTCCACGCTGCACCAACGAGGAAAGCACCAAGCTGTTCCTGGTGCTGCCTTTCCTGAGCTTCCTCGGCTATGACGACCGCAACCCCGATGAGGTCTGTCCGGAGCATAGCTGCGACTTCAGCGAAAAATACAAGAACAGGGTCGATTTCGCCATTCTGCGCGATTCCTGCCCCGTCATCGCCATCGAGTGCAAAACCCTCGGCATGGCGCTGCGGGACGAACGCGGGCAGCTCCGCTCCTACTTCAACGCCGCACCCACCGTGAAGATGGGCATCCTTGGCGATGGACTCGTCTACGAATTCTACGCGGATTCCGACGAGCCCAATATGATGGATCAGAACGCCTTCCTGACCCTGGATCTGCGCGAGATCGCCAAGGGCAAGATCGAGGATTCCGTCGAGGAGGGCCTGCGTAGCCTGCAGAAAAGCACTTTCGACCCCGAGAACATCGGCGCCGAGGCCAAGCGCAAGCTGATCTTCCAGAACATCCTCGCGCAGCTGAGTGCGCTGGCCCAGGATCCGAGCGAGCCTTTCGTGCGCCTGCTGCTTCAGAATGCCGGCGTCAGCCATGTGCGGGCGAAATCGCTCGGCGAGTACCGCGACCTGACCAAGGCGGCGTTCAGCGAGTTCGTCAATCTGCGCATCCTGCGGCGGCTGGACCTGCCGACACGCGAAGAACCGGAGAAGGCCGCGACGCTGCCCGCCGAAGCCACCCCCGCCGCCTCGCCGGCCAGCGGCCATGACGCCGGCATGACGGAGGCCGAACTGAAGGTCATAGCCCATGTGCGGCGGAGGCTGGCCTTCCTGGTCAATGAGGAGCGCCTCTACGAGGCTTTGGAGAAGCTCGATTTCCGCGACTACAAGGGCAAGATGGTAGCGTTCTACCAGCGGGAGCGCGCCGGCCGGCTGTTCGATTTCCGTGAAGGCCGCGACGCCACTTTGATCTTCGATTTCGGTGCGCTGGGCGGCGAAATCTCCACCCGGCAGCTGAGCGACATGGACGAGCTGCTCCTTGCCGCCTTCAAGCAGCGGGTGGAGGAGCTGGCGCCCGCGCCCAAGCGCGCCGCAGCCTGA
- a CDS encoding amidase translates to MSQPASLAAAAADLAAGRTTALALTEAALARIADPAGEGARAFVAVQAEAARATARAMDALRGAGRAPSPWAGIPISVKDLFDQEGVPTRAGAAVLAGAPPATGTAPAVARLQRAGFVVLGRTNMVEFAFSGLGVNPHFGTPLSPYDRATGRLPGGSSSGAAVAVADGMGFGALGSDTGGSCRVPAALCGIVGYKPTARLVPLSGVLPLSPSLDSIGPLANTVGCCAVLHALMAGAEQAAPPAPRPVAGLRLGIPEGTFLFDGLEPAVAAAFERAVARLQAAGAFIERFALPELGDIPVANAAGGFAAAESYAWHRGLIEQAGEGYDPRILSRIRRGAAISAADYQALVQARARIIAAAAPRLAPYDAVLCPTAALTPPPVAAVAEEAEYNRINLLLLRNTAAFNFLDGCSISLPCHAPGEAPVGLMLSRMGGGDEALFAASAAVEAALAG, encoded by the coding sequence ATGAGCCAGCCCGCCTCCCTCGCCGCCGCCGCCGCCGACCTCGCCGCCGGCCGCACCACCGCGCTGGCGCTGACCGAGGCGGCGCTGGCGCGCATCGCCGACCCCGCCGGCGAGGGCGCCCGCGCCTTCGTCGCCGTGCAGGCCGAGGCCGCCCGCGCCACCGCCCGCGCCATGGACGCGCTGCGCGGCGCCGGCCGCGCCCCCTCCCCCTGGGCCGGCATCCCGATCTCGGTGAAGGACCTGTTCGACCAGGAGGGCGTGCCCACCCGCGCCGGCGCCGCCGTGCTGGCCGGGGCCCCGCCCGCCACCGGCACCGCCCCCGCCGTGGCGCGGCTGCAGCGCGCCGGCTTCGTCGTGCTGGGGCGCACCAACATGGTGGAATTCGCCTTCAGCGGGCTCGGCGTGAACCCGCATTTCGGCACCCCCCTCTCCCCCTATGACCGGGCCACCGGCCGGCTGCCGGGCGGCTCCTCCTCCGGCGCCGCGGTCGCGGTCGCCGATGGCATGGGCTTCGGCGCGCTGGGCTCGGACACCGGCGGCTCCTGCCGCGTGCCGGCGGCGCTCTGCGGCATCGTCGGCTACAAGCCGACCGCGCGGCTGGTGCCGCTCTCGGGCGTGCTGCCGCTCTCCCCCAGCCTCGACAGCATCGGGCCGCTGGCCAACACGGTGGGCTGCTGCGCCGTGCTGCACGCGCTGATGGCGGGTGCCGAGCAGGCCGCGCCGCCGGCGCCGCGCCCGGTGGCCGGGCTGCGCCTCGGCATCCCCGAGGGCACCTTCCTGTTCGACGGGCTGGAGCCGGCCGTCGCCGCCGCCTTCGAGCGCGCCGTGGCGCGGCTGCAGGCGGCCGGCGCCTTCATCGAGCGCTTCGCCCTGCCGGAGCTGGGCGACATCCCGGTCGCCAATGCGGCCGGCGGCTTCGCCGCGGCGGAATCCTATGCCTGGCATCGCGGGCTGATCGAGCAGGCGGGCGAGGGCTACGATCCGCGCATCCTGTCGCGCATCCGCCGGGGCGCGGCGATCAGCGCCGCCGACTACCAGGCGCTGGTGCAGGCCCGCGCCCGCATCATCGCCGCCGCCGCGCCGCGCCTCGCCCCCTATGACGCGGTGCTCTGCCCGACCGCGGCACTGACCCCGCCGCCGGTGGCGGCGGTGGCCGAGGAGGCGGAGTACAACCGCATCAACCTGCTGCTGCTGCGCAACACGGCGGCCTTCAACTTCCTCGATGGCTGCAGCATCAGCCTGCCCTGCCACGCCCCGGGCGAGGCGCCGGTCGGGCTGATGCTGAGCCGCATGGGCGGCGGCGACGAGGCGCTGTTCGCCGCTTCGGCCGCGGTGGAGGCGGCGCTGGCCGGCTGA
- a CDS encoding glycosyl transferase family 39, with amino-acid sequence MTKLNAFRALTLAAGLALALPGLAAARDLTENANNGSTSAPFAYSMQVTRAQAPAGIPGPVGDNAQPRGNPLALQLAQTEPHEAAHLPRAVGNSANAWGGFGTGPAQN; translated from the coding sequence ATGACCAAGCTGAACGCCTTCCGCGCCCTGACCCTCGCCGCCGGCCTGGCGCTGGCCCTGCCCGGCCTGGCCGCGGCCCGCGACCTGACGGAGAACGCCAACAATGGCAGCACCTCCGCCCCCTTCGCCTATTCCATGCAGGTGACCCGGGCGCAGGCCCCGGCCGGCATCCCCGGCCCGGTGGGCGACAACGCCCAGCCCCGCGGCAACCCGCTGGCCCTGCAGCTGGCGCAGACCGAGCCGCATGAGGCGGCGCATCTGCCGCGCGCCGTGGGCAATTCCGCCAATGCCTGGGGCGGCTTCGGCACCGGCCCGGCGCAGAACTGA
- a CDS encoding TRAP transporter substrate-binding protein, which translates to MTFPLSRRRALLALPALAAPTLIGFKASAQAINLRSADIHPDGYPTVEGVKILAKLAKERSNGRINIQVFHSRQLGEEKDTLEQTRFGVIDMNRTNFAGLNNLVPETVIPGLPFLFRDEAHMHTVMDGQIGQEILAGAERHGLVGLCCYDSGARSMYNRLRPINQLSDMRGMKIRVQQSDLWLAMMRALGANATPLPTGEVYSALQTGVIDGAENNYPTYQSQRHFEVAKFYSITEHSMSPEILVMSKRSYDRLPREMQTVLRESARDSVPEMRKLWVARSETARRDVVAGGTVINTVDKAPFEQAMAPVYDQFVRDERLKAMVRRIRETA; encoded by the coding sequence ATGACTTTCCCGCTTTCGCGCCGCCGCGCCCTGCTCGCGCTTCCGGCTCTCGCCGCGCCGACGCTGATCGGCTTCAAGGCCAGCGCCCAGGCCATCAATCTGCGCTCTGCCGACATCCACCCGGATGGCTACCCCACCGTCGAAGGCGTCAAGATCCTGGCGAAGCTGGCCAAGGAGCGTTCCAACGGCCGCATCAACATCCAGGTCTTCCACTCCCGCCAGCTGGGCGAGGAGAAGGACACGCTGGAGCAGACGCGGTTCGGCGTCATCGACATGAACCGCACCAATTTCGCGGGGCTGAACAACCTGGTGCCGGAGACGGTGATCCCGGGCCTGCCCTTCCTGTTCCGCGACGAGGCGCATATGCACACCGTCATGGACGGGCAGATCGGCCAGGAGATCCTGGCCGGTGCCGAGCGCCACGGGCTGGTCGGGCTGTGCTGCTACGACAGCGGCGCGCGCTCCATGTACAACCGGCTGCGGCCGATCAACCAGCTCTCCGACATGCGCGGCATGAAGATCCGTGTGCAGCAATCGGATCTCTGGCTGGCGATGATGCGGGCGCTGGGCGCCAATGCGACGCCGCTGCCGACCGGCGAGGTCTATTCGGCGCTGCAGACCGGCGTCATCGACGGCGCCGAGAACAACTACCCCACCTACCAGTCGCAGCGGCATTTCGAGGTGGCGAAGTTCTACTCCATCACCGAGCATTCGATGTCGCCCGAGATCCTGGTGATGTCGAAGCGCAGCTATGACCGCCTGCCGCGCGAGATGCAGACGGTGCTGCGCGAGAGCGCCCGCGACAGCGTGCCCGAGATGCGCAAGCTCTGGGTCGCCCGCAGCGAGACGGCGCGCCGCGACGTCGTCGCCGGCGGCACCGTCATCAACACCGTCGACAAGGCCCCCTTCGAGCAGGCCATGGCCCCGGTCTATGACCAGTTCGTGCGCGACGAGCGGCTGAAGGCGATGGTGCGGCGCATCCGGGAGACCGCCTGA
- a CDS encoding aldose 1-epimerase — MRLAAAGWDATLLPDRGAAFAALRWQGRDLLAPLPDGADPNTGMAGAFWMLPWTNRLEGGAFPWAGAVHHFPITHPAEGNALHGLARTRPWQVDAATPDSASLTQQGEGGPFHWRARLAVALSAAGLRLSLALENAGDAPCPMGFGWHPWFARPEGCAVRFAATHRFPTDDRKLPLPPEPSPGLSQGEAEWLGLDAQFAGWDGVAALQRPDGRVTLRARGDWARNLQFYAPAHLPLLCLEPVSHVPAVINRPALAPWGAMRVLAPGEGMTGEIEVKFTEIQ; from the coding sequence GTGCGTCTGGCTGCCGCGGGCTGGGACGCCACGCTGCTTCCCGACCGCGGCGCCGCCTTCGCCGCGCTGCGCTGGCAGGGGCGCGACCTGCTGGCGCCGCTGCCCGACGGCGCCGACCCCAACACCGGCATGGCCGGCGCCTTCTGGATGCTGCCCTGGACCAACCGGCTGGAGGGCGGCGCCTTCCCCTGGGCCGGCGCGGTACACCACTTCCCCATCACCCATCCGGCGGAAGGCAATGCGCTGCACGGCCTGGCCCGCACCCGACCCTGGCAGGTGGACGCCGCCACGCCGGATTCCGCCAGCCTGACCCAGCAGGGGGAGGGCGGGCCGTTCCACTGGCGCGCCCGGCTTGCTGTCGCGCTCTCCGCCGCCGGGCTGCGCCTCTCGCTCGCGCTGGAGAATGCCGGCGACGCGCCCTGCCCGATGGGCTTCGGCTGGCACCCCTGGTTCGCCCGGCCCGAGGGCTGCGCGGTGCGCTTCGCCGCCACCCATCGTTTCCCGACCGACGACCGCAAGCTGCCCTTGCCGCCTGAGCCCAGCCCCGGCCTGTCGCAGGGCGAGGCCGAATGGCTGGGCCTCGACGCGCAATTCGCCGGCTGGGACGGGGTGGCCGCGCTGCAGCGCCCCGATGGCCGGGTGACGCTGCGCGCGCGCGGCGACTGGGCGCGGAACCTGCAATTCTACGCCCCCGCCCATCTGCCGCTGCTCTGCCTGGAGCCGGTGAGCCATGTGCCGGCGGTGATCAACCGGCCAGCGCTGGCGCCCTGGGGGGCGATGCGGGTGCTGGCGCCGGGGGAGGGGATGACGGGGGAGATTGAAGTGAAATTCACGGAAATTCAGTGA
- a CDS encoding TRAP transporter large permease, whose product MEITILLGSFTLLLLIGTPVAFALGAASLATVLWMDLPPLVVFQQLSSGMNVFSMLAIPFFVFAGDLMLRGQIADRLVGLAAALVGHMRGGLGQVNVVAATLFGGVSGSAVADASAVGGVMIPQMRARGYAPDYAVNVTANAALIDLLIPPSHNMILYVIAAGGAISVADLFTAGILPGMLLMAVLMFTAWAVAVKRGYPRETFPGWWALARLTAAALPGLMLIVIIFAGVRSGIFTATESAVVAVLYALLVTLFVYRSLSWSGFIHAVLGGARTTGMVMLIIGCASAFGWLMALLQVPAMTVELMQGITDNPLLMLLLINVILLLLGTFMDMAPLIMIGTPIFLPLAMKLGMDPVQFGVVLILNLGIGLITPPVGPVLFVACAVGKVSMWDATKTSLPFYTAAFAVLLVVTYVPAVSLWLPSLFH is encoded by the coding sequence ATGGAAATCACCATTCTGCTCGGCAGCTTCACGCTGCTGCTGCTGATCGGCACGCCGGTTGCCTTCGCGCTCGGCGCCGCCTCGCTCGCCACCGTGCTCTGGATGGACCTGCCGCCGCTGGTCGTGTTCCAGCAGCTCTCCTCGGGCATGAACGTCTTCTCCATGCTCGCCATCCCCTTCTTCGTCTTCGCCGGCGACCTGATGCTGCGCGGCCAGATCGCCGACCGGCTGGTGGGCCTGGCGGCGGCGCTGGTCGGGCATATGCGCGGCGGGCTCGGCCAGGTGAATGTCGTGGCGGCGACGCTGTTCGGCGGCGTCTCCGGCTCGGCCGTCGCCGATGCCTCCGCCGTCGGCGGCGTCATGATCCCGCAAATGCGCGCCCGCGGCTACGCGCCGGACTACGCCGTCAACGTCACCGCCAATGCGGCGCTGATCGACCTGCTGATCCCGCCCAGCCACAACATGATCCTCTACGTCATCGCCGCCGGCGGCGCGATCAGCGTGGCGGATCTGTTCACCGCCGGCATCCTGCCCGGCATGCTGCTGATGGCGGTGCTGATGTTCACCGCCTGGGCGGTGGCGGTGAAGCGCGGCTACCCGCGCGAGACCTTCCCCGGCTGGTGGGCGCTGGCCCGGCTGACGGCGGCCGCCCTGCCGGGGCTGATGCTGATCGTCATCATCTTCGCCGGCGTGCGCAGCGGCATCTTTACCGCCACCGAAAGCGCCGTGGTCGCCGTGCTCTACGCGCTGCTGGTCACGCTGTTCGTCTATCGCAGCCTGAGCTGGAGCGGCTTCATCCACGCCGTGCTGGGTGGCGCCCGCACCACCGGCATGGTGATGCTGATCATCGGCTGCGCCAGCGCCTTCGGCTGGCTGATGGCGCTGCTGCAGGTGCCGGCCATGACGGTCGAGCTGATGCAGGGCATCACCGACAACCCGCTGCTGATGCTGCTGCTGATCAACGTGATCCTGCTGCTGCTCGGCACCTTCATGGACATGGCGCCGCTGATCATGATCGGCACGCCGATCTTCCTGCCGCTGGCCATGAAGCTCGGCATGGACCCGGTGCAGTTCGGCGTGGTGCTGATCCTCAATCTCGGCATCGGGCTGATCACGCCGCCGGTCGGCCCGGTGCTGTTCGTCGCCTGCGCCGTCGGCAAGGTGTCGATGTGGGACGCCACCAAGACCAGCCTGCCCTTCTACACCGCCGCCTTCGCGGTGCTGCTGGTGGTCACCTATGTGCCGGCGGTCTCGCTCTGGCTGCCCAGCCTGTTCCACTGA
- a CDS encoding GGDEF domain-containing protein, whose translation MRELFRRIAAPQLRDRAGLVRYVATASCLAVLLALAVDVAQQLIFFTDWATALRSWAVTIVLAAGIAVLLLGWIGRSHLALYQAKQAVELLSRTDPLTGLANRRALLEAAERGGMALMVLVIIDIDHFKRVNDTHGHRIGDGVLQAASAIMAWELGGEGVLGRLGGEEFALLAPGEAPEALLQRLVRLRDRLAQQPVVVDGRAVSITISAGAALQPADSFDALYSEADRALYAAKQGGRNRICLSEALQRRCPAPLEARPAA comes from the coding sequence GTGCGTGAGCTTTTCCGACGGATCGCCGCGCCGCAGCTGCGCGACAGGGCCGGGCTGGTCCGTTATGTGGCGACGGCCAGCTGCCTCGCCGTGCTGCTGGCGCTGGCGGTGGATGTCGCGCAGCAGCTGATCTTCTTCACCGACTGGGCGACCGCGCTGCGCTCCTGGGCCGTCACCATCGTGCTGGCGGCCGGCATCGCCGTGCTGCTGCTGGGCTGGATCGGCCGCTCCCACCTGGCGCTGTACCAGGCCAAGCAGGCGGTGGAGCTGCTCAGCCGCACCGACCCGCTGACCGGCCTGGCCAATCGCCGCGCCCTGCTGGAGGCGGCGGAGCGCGGCGGCATGGCGCTGATGGTGCTGGTCATCATCGATATCGACCATTTCAAGCGCGTCAACGACACCCATGGCCACCGCATCGGCGACGGGGTGCTGCAGGCGGCCTCGGCCATCATGGCCTGGGAGCTGGGCGGCGAAGGGGTGCTGGGCCGGCTGGGCGGCGAGGAATTCGCCCTCCTCGCCCCCGGCGAGGCGCCGGAGGCGCTGCTGCAGCGGCTGGTGCGGCTGCGCGACCGGCTGGCGCAGCAGCCGGTGGTGGTGGATGGGCGGGCGGTGTCGATCACCATCTCGGCCGGCGCCGCGCTGCAGCCGGCCGACAGTTTCGACGCGCTGTACAGCGAGGCCGACCGCGCCCTCTATGCCGCCAAGCAGGGCGGCCGCAACCGCATCTGCCTGTCCGAGGCGCTGCAGCGCCGCTGCCCCGCGCCGCTGGAGGCGCGCCCGGCGGCCTGA
- a CDS encoding Nif11 family protein: MAGQDLARFRAEHATEAARAAFLDRLGAAPATPAAVAAAARSLGYQVTEADFRPRAELAESELDQIAGAGLNPVNLLRMIWG; encoded by the coding sequence ATGGCCGGCCAGGATCTCGCGCGCTTCCGGGCGGAGCATGCGACGGAGGCGGCCCGCGCCGCCTTTCTCGACCGGCTGGGCGCTGCCCCCGCCACCCCCGCCGCGGTGGCGGCGGCGGCACGATCGCTCGGCTACCAGGTGACGGAGGCGGATTTCCGGCCGCGGGCGGAGCTCGCCGAGAGCGAGCTCGACCAGATCGCCGGCGCCGGCCTGAACCCGGTCAACCTGCTGCGCATGATCTGGGGGTGA